In Cytophagia bacterium CHB2, the following proteins share a genomic window:
- a CDS encoding nucleotidyltransferase domain-containing protein: MTTLEQIQEVAQRIGKEFSPQRIILLGSYAYGHPTPDSDVDLLVITPFQGRSAEKSVEIRLKVRPPFPMDLLVRTPEKVQERLNMGDSFMREILMKGKVLYEAADA, from the coding sequence ATCACCACCCTCGAACAAATCCAGGAAGTCGCACAGCGCATCGGCAAAGAATTCTCGCCGCAGCGCATCATCCTGCTCGGCTCCTACGCCTACGGCCATCCCACCCCGGACTCCGACGTGGATTTGCTGGTGATTACGCCGTTTCAAGGGCGCTCTGCTGAGAAGTCTGTCGAGATTCGACTCAAGGTGAGGCCGCCTTTCCCGATGGATCTGTTGGTGCGTACTCCTGAGAAAGTGCAGGAGCGCTTGAATATGGGCGATTCTTTCATGCGTGAAATCTTAATGAAGGGCAAAGTGCTTTATGAAGCCGCTGACGCATGA